A stretch of Sporichthya brevicatena DNA encodes these proteins:
- a CDS encoding PucR family transcriptional regulator, translated as MDRPKVAQLLSEVARRHAPGDRDTAATLHREVLPGVPELTAVPVIARQTQQMVDEHVAAITAALAAAGSPQPVELAAITAPFARDCAHWDVSVGAILRSYQRGHQRLWQLWQQRIETEIADPEARAAVVALCAEVLLEYVTAGMEVTVHTHAVEREARLRGASWRQRDDVLAVLEGRASGSEHELSRRLGHPLERTHVAFVCWSRARFSGRDVGGLEAAAREWADAAAGCAPLLVPVDSTTTWGWISAPAGAGWLDGELPAPRDGFRIATGTPAPGPAGFRASHAEALRAQTIASAAAVPVGVTRFADVATLAVLTDDVEALRRFVAAQLGDLALPGEREERLRATLRNYLDGGTNIRAVARELNYHRNTIQQRLELAARLRGRPLDEDRSGLALALAVAEHYGPAVLAPDPATPG; from the coding sequence GTGGACCGTCCGAAGGTCGCGCAACTGCTCTCGGAGGTGGCACGCCGCCACGCCCCGGGCGACCGAGACACGGCCGCGACCCTCCACCGCGAGGTCCTCCCCGGCGTCCCGGAGCTGACCGCGGTGCCCGTCATCGCCCGCCAGACCCAGCAGATGGTCGACGAGCACGTCGCGGCGATCACCGCCGCCCTGGCCGCCGCCGGGAGCCCCCAGCCGGTCGAACTCGCCGCCATCACCGCCCCGTTCGCCCGCGACTGCGCGCACTGGGACGTCTCCGTCGGGGCGATCCTCCGCTCGTACCAGCGCGGGCACCAGCGGCTCTGGCAGCTGTGGCAGCAGCGGATCGAGACCGAGATCGCGGATCCCGAGGCTCGGGCCGCGGTCGTCGCGCTGTGCGCCGAGGTCCTCCTGGAGTACGTGACCGCCGGGATGGAGGTCACCGTCCACACCCACGCCGTCGAGCGCGAGGCGCGGCTGCGGGGTGCCTCGTGGCGCCAGCGGGACGACGTGCTCGCGGTGCTGGAGGGCCGGGCGAGCGGGTCCGAGCACGAGCTGTCCCGGCGCCTGGGGCACCCGCTGGAACGCACCCACGTGGCGTTCGTCTGCTGGTCCCGGGCGCGGTTCTCCGGCCGGGACGTCGGCGGGCTGGAGGCCGCCGCCCGCGAGTGGGCGGACGCCGCGGCCGGCTGCGCGCCGCTGCTCGTCCCCGTCGACTCGACGACGACCTGGGGCTGGATCAGCGCCCCGGCCGGGGCCGGGTGGCTGGACGGCGAGCTGCCCGCACCCCGGGACGGGTTCCGGATCGCCACCGGCACCCCGGCGCCCGGGCCCGCCGGCTTCCGCGCGAGCCACGCCGAGGCCCTGCGGGCGCAGACGATCGCGTCCGCGGCGGCGGTGCCCGTCGGCGTCACGCGCTTCGCGGACGTCGCCACCCTCGCCGTCCTCACCGACGACGTCGAGGCCCTGCGCCGGTTCGTCGCGGCCCAGCTCGGCGACCTCGCGCTGCCCGGGGAGCGCGAGGAGCGGCTGCGCGCGACGCTGCGGAACTACCTCGACGGCGGGACGAACATCCGCGCCGTCGCGCGCGAGCTGAACTACCACCGCAACACGATCCAGCAGCGACTCGAGCTGGCGGCCCGGCTGCGGGGCCGGCCCCTCGACGAGGACCGGTCCGGGCTCGCCCTCGCCCTCGCCGTCGCCGAGCACTACGGCCCGGCGGTCCTGGCGCCGGACCCGGCTACGCCGGGGTGA
- a CDS encoding PhoH family protein has translation MAPMAESATAEHTIVVPPSVPMVGLLGSGDEYLRVIERSFPAVDFLARGNEIRVQGPQPEVALAERLFDELVVVLRTGAPLSADSVRRSVEMLRADTLTRPADVLTADILSNRGRAIRPKTLNQKRYVDAIDRHTITFGIGPAGTGKTYLAVAKAVQALQTKQVDRIILTRPAVEAGERLGFLPGTLYEKIDPYLRPLYDALRDMMDPEAVPRLLTDGVIEVAPLAFMRGRSLNSAFIILDEAQNTSPEQMKMFLTRLGFDSKIVVTGDITQVDLPGGTQSGLRQVQEILSSVDDVAFCFLQSTDVVRHRLVSDIVDAYGRWDATQTSGQSAGRNRGRR, from the coding sequence ATGGCGCCGATGGCCGAGAGCGCAACCGCCGAGCACACGATCGTCGTACCCCCCAGTGTTCCGATGGTGGGTCTGCTCGGGTCCGGAGACGAGTACCTGCGAGTGATCGAGCGCTCGTTCCCTGCGGTCGACTTCCTCGCCCGCGGGAACGAGATCCGCGTACAGGGTCCGCAGCCCGAGGTCGCCCTGGCCGAGCGTCTGTTCGACGAGCTCGTCGTGGTGCTGCGCACCGGCGCTCCGCTGTCCGCGGACTCGGTCCGCCGGTCGGTCGAGATGCTCCGCGCGGACACGCTCACCCGTCCGGCGGACGTGCTGACGGCCGACATCCTGTCGAACCGCGGCCGCGCGATCCGTCCCAAGACGCTCAATCAGAAGCGCTACGTCGACGCGATCGACCGGCACACGATCACGTTCGGGATCGGCCCGGCCGGTACCGGCAAGACGTACCTGGCCGTCGCCAAGGCGGTCCAGGCGCTGCAGACCAAGCAGGTCGACCGGATCATCCTGACCCGCCCGGCGGTCGAGGCGGGGGAGCGGCTCGGGTTCCTGCCCGGCACGCTCTACGAGAAGATCGACCCGTACCTGCGCCCGCTCTACGACGCGCTCCGGGACATGATGGACCCGGAGGCCGTCCCGCGCCTGCTGACCGACGGGGTCATCGAGGTCGCGCCGCTCGCCTTCATGCGCGGCCGCTCCCTGAACTCGGCCTTCATCATCCTCGACGAGGCGCAGAACACCTCGCCCGAGCAGATGAAGATGTTCCTCACCCGCCTCGGGTTCGACTCGAAGATCGTCGTCACCGGCGACATCACGCAGGTCGACCTGCCCGGGGGCACCCAGAGCGGTCTGCGCCAGGTGCAGGAGATCCTCTCCAGCGTCGACGACGTCGCGTTCTGCTTCCTGCAGAGCACCGACGTGGTGCGGCACCGACTGGTCTCCGACATCGTCGACGCCTACGGGCGCTGGGACGCGACCCAGACGTCGGGGCAGAGCGCCGGCCGTAACCGCGGACGCCGGTGA
- a CDS encoding histidine triad nucleotide-binding protein, producing MTSSAPEPDCLFCKIVAGEIPATIVAETADTVAFRDINPQAPTHVLVIPREHHRDVAVMAEQNPALAGRLLADVAAVAQQEGLPGFRLVFNTGAAAQQTVFHVHAHVIGGRELTWPPG from the coding sequence GTGACCAGCTCAGCGCCCGAACCGGATTGTCTGTTCTGCAAGATCGTCGCCGGAGAGATCCCGGCAACAATAGTCGCGGAGACCGCCGACACCGTCGCTTTCCGTGACATCAACCCCCAGGCGCCGACGCACGTGCTGGTGATCCCCCGGGAGCACCACCGTGACGTGGCCGTCATGGCCGAGCAGAACCCCGCCCTCGCGGGCCGGCTGCTCGCCGACGTGGCCGCCGTGGCGCAGCAGGAAGGGCTGCCCGGCTTCCGCCTGGTGTTCAACACCGGCGCCGCCGCGCAGCAGACGGTCTTCCACGTCCACGCCCACGTCATCGGCGGCCGTGAGCTGACCTGGCCGCCGGGCTGA
- a CDS encoding SigE family RNA polymerase sigma factor: MVAELGAAGARWDADEAVTALYSEHYRSLVRLSALLLRDSMQAEEVVQDAFVAMHGAWRRIQDQDKALAYLRQTVVNRSRSVLRRRVVADKYAPTPGPDMPSAEHGALSRLESDRVMAALRKLPERQREALVLRYYGDLSEADIAAAMKVSKGAVKSHTHRGMAALRAMLEAEQTS, encoded by the coding sequence ATGGTCGCGGAGCTGGGGGCCGCCGGCGCCCGGTGGGACGCCGACGAGGCCGTCACCGCGCTGTACTCCGAGCACTACCGCTCCCTTGTCCGGCTGTCCGCCCTGCTCCTGCGCGACTCGATGCAGGCCGAGGAGGTCGTCCAGGACGCCTTCGTCGCCATGCACGGCGCGTGGCGTCGGATCCAGGACCAGGACAAGGCGCTGGCGTACCTGCGTCAGACGGTGGTCAACCGGTCCCGGTCGGTCCTGCGTCGGCGGGTCGTCGCCGACAAGTACGCCCCCACGCCCGGCCCCGACATGCCGAGCGCCGAGCACGGCGCGCTCTCCCGGCTGGAGAGCGACCGCGTGATGGCCGCCCTGCGCAAGCTGCCCGAGCGGCAGCGCGAGGCGCTCGTCCTGCGCTACTACGGAGATCTGTCCGAGGCCGACATCGCCGCGGCGATGAAGGTGTCCAAGGGAGCCGTGAAGAGCCACACCCACCGGGGCATGGCAGCGTTGCGAGCGATGCTGGAAGCGGAGCAGACGTCATGA
- the ybeY gene encoding rRNA maturation RNase YbeY: protein MNVDICNESGVEVDTDALLDLVRHVLDEMRIHPQAELSVLLVDTATMEKLHVQWMDEPGPTDVLAFPMDELRPGRRDNPEADPGLLGDVVLCPEVAANQARIAGHSTEDELQLLCTHGILHLLGYDHADPVEEKEMFDEQRRLLAAWHSRRRQG from the coding sequence ATGAACGTCGACATCTGCAACGAGTCGGGCGTCGAGGTCGACACCGACGCCCTGCTCGACCTGGTCCGGCACGTCCTGGACGAGATGCGCATCCACCCGCAGGCCGAGCTCTCCGTGCTGCTGGTCGACACCGCGACGATGGAGAAGCTCCACGTCCAGTGGATGGACGAGCCCGGGCCCACCGACGTCCTCGCCTTCCCGATGGACGAGCTGCGCCCCGGCCGCCGCGACAACCCGGAGGCCGACCCCGGTCTGCTCGGGGACGTCGTGCTCTGTCCCGAGGTCGCGGCGAACCAGGCCCGGATCGCCGGCCACTCCACCGAGGACGAGCTCCAGCTGCTCTGCACCCACGGCATACTCCACCTCCTCGGGTACGACCACGCCGACCCGGTGGAGGAGAAGGAGATGTTCGACGAGCAGCGCCGTCTGCTCGCCGCGTGGCACTCCCGGCGCCGGCAGGGCTAG
- a CDS encoding cytochrome P450: protein MTAPTRSAFDTCDLDSVDLSVPEAFVDGPPHELFARLRAQAPVHRNHSRNPYVGDFWSITRAADIEMVSKHATLFSAHERGIWMRSDAAGGLDLMRNMVIFKDPPDHTRYRKLVQVAFTPRTIAHLEDYVRARVTTILDRAAETGSMDLVKDLSLPVPLAVITDLLGAPASDVGKLADWTARLDTGVDAPELGICMEAMMEMAGYLEELILGQIKGDSLVGLLARAEVDGDRLTEDELLMFFAILVFAGNDTTRNATSSGVLALTEHPDQLQALAADPSRIPNAVEEILRWSTPLNYFARTALEDTEIRGVPIAAGDLLLLWYASGSRDEEILPGADRFDVLRPVEYHQAFGGGGRHFCLGAGLARLELKVIFEEFTRRVRDPRLSGPVVRHCTTWVNGYDSIPLTFTPA, encoded by the coding sequence ATGACTGCCCCCACCCGTTCCGCGTTCGACACCTGCGACCTCGACTCCGTCGACCTGTCGGTGCCCGAGGCCTTCGTCGACGGCCCGCCGCACGAGTTGTTCGCGCGACTGCGCGCGCAGGCCCCCGTGCACCGCAACCACAGCCGGAATCCCTACGTCGGGGACTTCTGGTCGATCACGCGGGCCGCCGACATCGAGATGGTCAGCAAGCACGCCACCTTGTTCTCCGCGCACGAGCGCGGCATCTGGATGCGGTCCGACGCCGCCGGCGGGCTGGACCTGATGCGCAACATGGTCATCTTCAAGGACCCGCCCGACCACACGCGCTACCGGAAGCTGGTCCAGGTCGCGTTCACCCCGCGGACGATCGCGCACCTGGAGGACTACGTCCGCGCGCGGGTCACCACGATCCTCGACCGGGCCGCCGAGACCGGCTCGATGGACCTGGTGAAGGACCTGTCGCTGCCGGTGCCGCTCGCCGTCATCACCGACCTGCTCGGGGCACCCGCCTCCGACGTCGGCAAACTCGCGGACTGGACCGCCCGGCTGGACACCGGCGTCGATGCGCCCGAGCTGGGCATCTGCATGGAAGCCATGATGGAGATGGCCGGCTACCTCGAAGAACTGATTCTGGGTCAGATCAAGGGGGACTCGCTCGTCGGGCTGCTCGCGCGCGCGGAGGTCGACGGCGACCGCCTCACCGAGGACGAGCTGCTGATGTTCTTCGCGATCCTCGTCTTCGCCGGCAACGACACGACGCGGAACGCCACGTCCTCCGGGGTGCTCGCCCTGACCGAGCATCCCGACCAGCTCCAGGCGCTCGCCGCGGACCCGTCGCGCATCCCGAACGCGGTGGAGGAGATCCTGCGTTGGAGCACGCCGCTGAACTACTTCGCGCGCACCGCGCTGGAGGACACCGAGATCCGCGGGGTCCCGATCGCGGCGGGCGACCTGCTCCTGCTCTGGTACGCCTCGGGCAGCCGCGACGAGGAGATCCTGCCCGGCGCGGACCGGTTCGACGTCCTGCGGCCGGTGGAGTACCACCAGGCCTTCGGCGGCGGCGGACGGCACTTCTGCCTCGGCGCCGGTCTCGCCCGCCTGGAGCTGAAGGTCATCTTCGAGGAATTCACCCGCCGCGTCCGGGACCCCCGCCTGTCGGGCCCCGTCGTGCGGCACTGCACGACCTGGGTGAACGGCTACGACTCGATCCCGCTGACCTTCACCCCGGCGTAG